A stretch of Lathyrus oleraceus cultivar Zhongwan6 chromosome 6, CAAS_Psat_ZW6_1.0, whole genome shotgun sequence DNA encodes these proteins:
- the LOC127091653 gene encoding uncharacterized protein LOC127091653, whose amino-acid sequence MLQDVIHPPSHDEQLSIDQISSPNISAQIFELCDPDLFQDSLQQNSEVTSTSNCCHHEENNLNNNNNSSYTLNNISQALDLDNNINSNSNSTTSTTSNNNTTNNANNNLPIIFDSQQDIDNDISASIDFTSSSSFLVPSLLPINTHQEQQFDFSSTQPPQHHLQLSTCSVLKGLSSQYHQTDNIPVSGAAAPLIGGSFGSVFEDDCISSIPSYSPSCSYLSNGLGVYMPHGNLSADSSGLFGGGILLGSEMQTQDLDYQGENGGIYCTDSVQQVFNPQDFQALGTENQKLVAGNSATLSQEISHLEDSTLKVGKLSVEQRKEKIHRYMKKRNERNFSKKIKYACRKTLADSRPRVRGRFAKNDEFGENQRPACSNHEDDDEIAVKEEDDMVDSSDIFAHISGLNSFKCNYSIQSLI is encoded by the exons ATGTTGCAAGATGTTATCCACCCTCCATCACATGATGAACAACTCTCCATT GATCAAATTTCAAGTCCAAATATTAGTGCACAGATTTTTGAACTTTGTGACCCTGATTTGTTCCAAGACTCTCTTCAACAAAATTCTGAAGTTACTTCTACCTCAAATTGTTGTCATCATGAAGAaaacaacctcaacaacaataaTAACTCTTCATATACCTTAAACAACATTTCACAAGCTTTAGATTTAGATAACAACATCAATAGCAATAGCAACAGTACTACAAGCACAACAAGCAACAATAACACAACAAATAATGCCAATAACAACCTTCCGATCATCTTTGATTCGCAACAAGATATCGACAATGACATATCGGCTTCGATAGACTTCACATCGTCGTCGTCTTTTCTGGTTCCGTCGCTTCTTCCGATCAATACTCATCAAGAACAACAGTTTGATTTCTCTTCGACGCAGCCTCCTCAACATCATCTTCAGCTGTCTACGTGTTCGGTTTTGAAAGGACTGTCTTCGCAGTATCATCAAACGGATAATATTCCGGTTTCGGGTGCTGCGGCGCCGCTTATCGGTGGTTCGTTCGGTTCTGTGTTTGAAGATGATTGCATATCTTCGATTCCTTCTTATTCTCCTTCTTGTTCTTATCTTAGTAATGGGTTAGGTGTGTATATGCCGCATGGAAATTTGTCTGCTGATAGTTCTGGATTGTTTGGTGGAGGAATTCTATTAGGTTCTGAAATGCAGACTCAAGATTTGGATTATCAAGGTGAAAATGGTGGAATTTATTGTACAGATTCTGTTCAGCAGGTGTTTAATCCACAAGATTTTCAG GCACTTGGTACTGAGAATCAAAAACTAGTAGCTGGAAATTCTGCCACTTTATCACAAGAAATCTCACATTTGGAAGACTCTACCTTAAAGGTTGGAAAACTTTCTGTTGAGCAAAGGAAAGAGAAGATTCATAGATATATGAAGAAGAGAAATGAAAGAAATTTCAGCAAGAAAATCAAG TATGCTTGCCGGAAAACTTTAGCCGATAGCCGGCCACGAGTTAGAGGAAGGTTTGCAAAGAATGATGAATTTGGAGAAAATCAAAGGCCAGCTTGTAGCAAccatgaagatgatgatgaa ATAGCTGTTAAAGAAGAAGATGATATGGTTGATTCCTCAGATATCTTTGCACATATCAGTGGACTTAACTCCTTCAAATGCAACTATTCAATCCAGTCTTTgatttga